TTGAGGTGTACGAACGATGAGAACCCGGTGCCGAAGTCGTCCAGGGAAAACCGTACCCCCAGGCGCCCCAGCGCATCCATGGTCTGCTTGACCAGTTCGCTGCGGCGCATGACGGCGGTTTCGGTGAGTTCGAACTCCAGCCATTGGGCCTCGACGCCCCGCTCGGCGATCAAGCGGCTCAGGGTCGGCAGCAGCTGGCTGTCCTGGAACTGCCGGAATGACAGGTTGATCGCCATGTGCAGCGGCGCCAGCCCGCGTTCGCGCAGATCCTGCATGTCCCGCAGTGCCCGGGAAATCACCCAGTAACCCAACGGCACGATCAAGCCGCTCTGCTCGGCCAGCGGCACGAATTCACTCGGTGGCAGCAGGCCACGCTCGCCGTGACGCCAGCGCACCAGCGCTTCGAGGCCGACGATATGGCCGCCATCAAGGTTCAACCGGGGCTGGTAGTGCAACTCCAGTTCATCGCGACGCAGCGCCCGGCGCAGTTCGCTTTCCAAGTCGGCGAGGCTGCGGGCATTGCGATTGATGCGTTCATTGAAGATATGAAACGTGCAGCCTTGTGTGCTCTTGGCTTGCTGCATGGCGATGTGGGCGTGCCACATCAAGGGATCGGCACCGGCCTGGGCGCGGGCATGGGCGATACCCAGGCTGCAACCGATCAACAGGCTTTCGCCATCCACCCAGTAGGGTTCGGCCATGGCCTCGGTGATGCGTTCGGCCATCCACTCCGCGCGCTGCGGCGCACGGCGGGTGTCGATCAGCAGGGCGAACTCGTCGCTGCCCAGCCGCGCCAGTTGATCACCGGCCTCAAGCGAGCCCTTGAGCCGCGAGACCACTTGCAGGATCAGCCGATCACCGGCCTGATGCCCCAACGCGTCGTTGGCGTGACGGAAGTTATCGAGGTCCAGGTGACCAAGCGCCAGGCCACGACCTTCGTTTTCAGCCAGGCGCGCCGCCAGCAGGGTCTGGAAGCCCTGACGGTTGGCGATGCCGGTCAGCGGGTCCTGTTCGGCGAGTCGTTGCAGGGTATTTTCCAGCACCCCCCGCTCGCGCACATGGCGCAGGCAACGGCGCAACGTCGCCTCGTCAAGAACATCACGCACCAACCAGTCGCTGACACCGTCCGGAGAAATCGAAGGCTCATGCTCCAGCAACAGGACCGTCGGCAGACGACAGCGACCGGGCGCCGGCTGCAGGGACGCAACAGTCAGCAGCACCGCGTTGCGGTTGTCTTCGAACAGGCTGCTGACCGATTCCCAGCTCGGAGCACTGATCAACACGACCGAGGCCCCCATGGGCGCCAGGCACTCGCGCAATATCGCAGACCACTCAGGCGTTTCGGCCAACAACAGCAAACGCAAGGGTTCGACAGGCGTAGACAAGCTGACTCCCTAGACTCTGCAAGGTGGTAGGCGCGGGGCATTATGACTCGCCGAAGGGCAATCACCAATGCCAATGGTTCTCAAACACCCGCTTTTGAGCGTTTATTCATCCAAAAACGAACGTTAGACCTAAATTCTG
This genomic interval from Pseudomonas alvandae contains the following:
- a CDS encoding putative bifunctional diguanylate cyclase/phosphodiesterase, with protein sequence MSTPVEPLRLLLLAETPEWSAILRECLAPMGASVVLISAPSWESVSSLFEDNRNAVLLTVASLQPAPGRCRLPTVLLLEHEPSISPDGVSDWLVRDVLDEATLRRCLRHVRERGVLENTLQRLAEQDPLTGIANRQGFQTLLAARLAENEGRGLALGHLDLDNFRHANDALGHQAGDRLILQVVSRLKGSLEAGDQLARLGSDEFALLIDTRRAPQRAEWMAERITEAMAEPYWVDGESLLIGCSLGIAHARAQAGADPLMWHAHIAMQQAKSTQGCTFHIFNERINRNARSLADLESELRRALRRDELELHYQPRLNLDGGHIVGLEALVRWRHGERGLLPPSEFVPLAEQSGLIVPLGYWVISRALRDMQDLRERGLAPLHMAINLSFRQFQDSQLLPTLSRLIAERGVEAQWLEFELTETAVMRRSELVKQTMDALGRLGVRFSLDDFGTGFSSFVHLNSLPIALLKIDKSFVGGMEQREENRKLVHAMINLAHNLNLEVVAEGVETAEQLDLLRGFGCDQVQGFLISKPLPLGELVEYLTFGGDQQSTHEIVV